The Halogeometricum rufum genome has a segment encoding these proteins:
- a CDS encoding DUF5827 family protein has product MPRPKDEFDTLYPYRLYEPAEVLDDEMMYTVPEISRLLQGLDPETELDADTEDRIVTWTVPWLMSHADEFVINDPEGDEPGYFGIQSESRPADEIPEGADE; this is encoded by the coding sequence ATGCCTCGACCGAAAGACGAGTTCGACACGCTCTACCCGTACCGACTGTACGAACCCGCGGAAGTGCTCGACGACGAGATGATGTACACCGTCCCCGAAATCTCGCGCCTCCTGCAGGGACTCGACCCGGAGACGGAACTCGACGCGGACACGGAGGACCGCATCGTCACGTGGACGGTGCCGTGGCTGATGTCGCACGCCGACGAGTTCGTCATCAACGACCCGGAGGGCGACGAACCGGGCTACTTCGGCATCCAGTCGGAGTCCCGGCCGGCCGACGAGATTCCCGAGGGCGCCGACGAGTAA
- a CDS encoding 6-hydroxymethylpterin diphosphokinase MptE-like protein: MEFLDWDPVYELILDDFGYPREGDERARDVMAAYARPFDADRLDCTGRTVAVVGAAPSLSDEVDAVADAGLVFAASTAADVVREAGYEVDLMVTDLDKNPETALRRTRAGRPVAAHAHGDNVPAIREWFPRFDADHVLATTQAEPVDGVVNHGGFTDGDRAAFLADAFGAASLRFVGWEFDDPTVGAEKAKKLRWAERLLYWLERRRGDRFAVLDGRRDAIEPL; encoded by the coding sequence ATGGAGTTTCTCGACTGGGACCCCGTCTACGAACTGATTCTGGACGACTTCGGCTACCCACGCGAGGGCGACGAACGCGCCCGCGACGTGATGGCCGCGTACGCCCGCCCGTTCGACGCCGACAGACTCGACTGTACGGGTCGTACCGTCGCCGTCGTCGGCGCGGCCCCGTCGCTCTCTGACGAGGTGGACGCCGTCGCCGACGCGGGCCTCGTGTTCGCGGCGTCGACGGCGGCGGACGTGGTCCGCGAGGCGGGGTACGAGGTGGACCTGATGGTGACCGACCTGGACAAGAATCCGGAGACGGCGCTCCGGCGGACGCGGGCGGGCAGACCGGTCGCCGCGCACGCCCACGGCGACAACGTGCCGGCGATACGCGAGTGGTTCCCGCGGTTCGACGCCGACCACGTCCTCGCGACGACGCAGGCGGAACCGGTCGACGGCGTCGTCAACCACGGCGGATTCACCGACGGCGACCGGGCGGCGTTCCTCGCCGACGCGTTCGGCGCGGCCTCCCTCCGGTTCGTCGGCTGGGAGTTCGACGACCCGACGGTGGGCGCGGAGAAGGCGAAGAAACTCCGGTGGGCCGAACGACTGCTCTACTGGCTGGAGCGACGGCGCGGCGACCGGTTCGCGGTGCTCGACGGGCGACGCGACGCGATAGAACCGCTGTGA
- a CDS encoding MBL fold metallo-hydrolase, whose amino-acid sequence MISNLAHDVQAFTSNAFLVTGETTALVDTGANFDVVSRVRDRVDGLDRVYLTHTHTDHVGNVAAVREAFDVETWGFDPDRPEVDHAVEDGETVRIGDDDYEALHTPGHKDDHLCFYSRDASVLFAGDLVFADGAFGRTDLEEGDRAALTASIDRVRETVGEDLSEMHTGHGPSVTQRPFEDVELAGRAARM is encoded by the coding sequence GTGATATCTAACCTCGCGCACGACGTGCAAGCGTTCACCAGCAACGCCTTCCTCGTCACTGGCGAGACGACGGCTCTCGTGGACACCGGCGCGAACTTCGACGTGGTGTCGCGCGTCCGCGACCGGGTGGACGGACTCGACCGGGTGTACCTCACGCACACGCACACCGACCACGTCGGCAACGTCGCGGCGGTCCGCGAGGCGTTCGACGTGGAGACGTGGGGGTTCGACCCCGACCGGCCGGAAGTCGACCACGCCGTCGAAGACGGAGAGACGGTCCGCATCGGCGACGACGACTACGAAGCGCTCCACACGCCGGGACACAAGGACGACCACCTCTGCTTCTACTCGCGCGACGCGAGCGTCCTGTTCGCCGGTGACCTGGTGTTCGCCGACGGCGCGTTCGGGCGCACCGACCTCGAAGAGGGCGACCGGGCGGCGCTGACGGCGAGCATCGACCGCGTCCGGGAGACGGTGGGGGAGGACCTCTCGGAGATGCACACCGGCCACGGGCCGAGCGTCACGCAGCGACCGTTCGAGGACGTCGAACTCGCCGGGCGCGCCGCCCGGATGTGA
- a CDS encoding DUF7522 family protein yields MESPSERLLGVFRDFGGRALRDVWLFDERAFERVYVRDDVAEAIADGDLDVERFVDNERYGFVTRQTYESLYYADYGYTVRGLSSFEQFRTFLCDQPIGVFASFDLADDGYDYRQLDESVQELALELGPETFAPEADPTVTD; encoded by the coding sequence ATGGAATCGCCGTCCGAACGGCTGCTGGGCGTCTTTCGCGACTTCGGCGGACGGGCGCTCAGAGACGTGTGGCTCTTCGACGAACGGGCGTTCGAGCGCGTGTACGTCCGCGACGACGTCGCCGAGGCGATCGCGGACGGCGACCTGGACGTCGAGCGCTTCGTCGACAACGAGCGCTACGGCTTCGTCACGCGACAGACGTACGAGTCGCTCTACTACGCCGATTACGGCTACACCGTCCGCGGGCTCTCCTCCTTCGAGCAGTTCCGGACGTTCCTCTGCGACCAACCCATCGGCGTCTTCGCCAGTTTCGACCTCGCCGACGACGGCTACGACTACCGGCAACTCGACGAGTCCGTGCAGGAACTCGCGCTCGAACTCGGCCCGGAGACGTTCGCGCCCGAGGCGGACCCGACGGTGACCGACTGA
- a CDS encoding cryptochrome/photolyase family protein yields the protein MQIFWHRRDLRVADNRGLATAAESGAVVPVFVFDDDVLAHAGAPRVRFMLDALAALREAYRERDSDLVVVRGDPAEELPRLAAEYDADRVVWNRDYSGLARTRDAAVRRALNDADVPREAVHDAIHHEPGSITTNAGDPYSVYTYFWKKWRDREKADPFASPDADSLADVSGAALPSIEDLGFAEPEAAVQAAGTEAARERLGAFCADGIFRYAEDRDYPERDATSRLSTDLKWGTIGVREVYAATEDAAAEADGGDEAESVEEFQSQLAWREFYAHVLFFNPEVVTENYKEYENDIAWRDDDEALTAWKEGRTGYPIVDAGMRQLRAEAYMHNRVRMIVAAFLTKDLLLDWREGYAHFREYLADHDTANDNGGWQWAASTGTDAQPYFRIFNPTTQGERYDPDATYIKEYVPELRDADADAIHDWPNLSPTERERVAPDYPAPIVDHADRREEAIAAFEAARGDDD from the coding sequence ATGCAGATATTCTGGCACCGACGCGACCTGCGGGTGGCGGACAACCGCGGCCTCGCGACGGCGGCCGAGTCGGGCGCGGTGGTCCCCGTGTTCGTCTTCGACGACGACGTGTTGGCGCACGCCGGTGCCCCCCGCGTTCGGTTCATGCTCGACGCTCTCGCGGCGTTGCGCGAGGCGTACCGCGAACGCGACTCGGACCTCGTGGTCGTCCGCGGGGACCCCGCCGAGGAACTGCCCCGACTGGCCGCCGAGTACGACGCCGACCGGGTGGTCTGGAACAGGGACTACTCGGGCCTCGCCCGCACTCGCGACGCCGCCGTGCGGCGGGCGCTGAACGACGCGGACGTGCCCCGCGAGGCGGTTCACGACGCCATCCACCACGAACCCGGGTCGATAACGACGAACGCGGGCGACCCCTACTCCGTCTACACCTACTTCTGGAAGAAGTGGCGCGACAGGGAGAAGGCGGACCCGTTCGCGTCGCCGGACGCGGACTCGTTGGCCGACGTGTCGGGCGCGGCCCTGCCGAGCATCGAGGACCTCGGGTTCGCGGAACCGGAGGCGGCGGTGCAGGCGGCCGGGACCGAGGCCGCGCGGGAGCGTCTGGGGGCGTTCTGCGCGGACGGCATCTTCCGCTACGCCGAGGACCGCGACTACCCCGAACGCGACGCCACCTCCCGCCTCTCGACGGACCTCAAGTGGGGGACGATAGGCGTCCGCGAGGTGTACGCGGCGACCGAAGACGCCGCCGCGGAAGCCGACGGCGGCGACGAGGCCGAGTCCGTCGAGGAGTTCCAGTCGCAGTTGGCGTGGCGGGAGTTCTACGCGCACGTCCTCTTCTTCAATCCCGAGGTGGTGACGGAGAACTACAAGGAGTACGAGAACGACATCGCGTGGCGCGACGACGACGAGGCGTTGACCGCGTGGAAGGAGGGCCGCACGGGTTATCCCATCGTCGACGCCGGGATGCGGCAGTTGCGCGCGGAGGCGTACATGCACAACCGCGTGCGGATGATCGTGGCCGCCTTCCTCACGAAGGACCTCCTCCTCGACTGGCGCGAGGGGTACGCCCACTTCCGCGAGTACCTCGCCGACCACGACACCGCCAACGACAACGGCGGGTGGCAGTGGGCCGCCTCCACCGGGACGGACGCGCAACCGTACTTCCGCATCTTCAACCCGACGACGCAGGGGGAGCGCTACGACCCCGACGCGACGTACATCAAAGAGTACGTCCCCGAACTCCGCGACGCCGACGCCGACGCGATTCACGACTGGCCGAACCTCTCGCCGACCGAACGCGAACGGGTCGCCCCCGACTATCCGGCCCCTATCGTCGACCACGCCGACCGGCGCGAGGAGGCCATCGCGGCGTTCGAGGCGGCCCGCGGCGACGACGACTGA
- a CDS encoding NUDIX hydrolase, which translates to MTEDGPDPRPNRPPETEDGRSLLALLDELRVIAQNGLEYGDDGHDAHDEERYRRLLDLTSEWYGVALDLPPAEARDRLAAELGHATAKVGANAAVFDDDGRILLVRRADNGRWDLPGGFVEPNETPPEAAVREAREEAGVEVSVAELVGVYAVGPDDEGSPHAHTHVPIVYRCERIGGELDGSHESTEVRFRHVDDVSAWHTKNEQFARDAHERWVRRDE; encoded by the coding sequence GTGACCGAAGACGGACCGGACCCGCGACCGAACCGACCGCCCGAGACCGAGGACGGCCGTTCGCTGCTAGCGCTCCTCGACGAACTCCGCGTCATCGCCCAGAACGGGCTGGAGTACGGCGACGACGGCCACGACGCCCACGACGAGGAGCGGTACCGCCGCCTCCTCGACCTGACGAGCGAGTGGTACGGCGTCGCCCTCGACCTGCCGCCGGCGGAGGCCAGAGACCGCCTCGCGGCCGAACTCGGTCACGCGACGGCGAAGGTGGGCGCGAACGCGGCCGTGTTCGACGACGACGGCCGGATACTGCTGGTCCGGCGAGCCGACAACGGCCGGTGGGACCTCCCCGGCGGCTTCGTCGAACCGAACGAGACGCCGCCCGAGGCGGCCGTCCGGGAGGCCCGAGAGGAGGCGGGCGTCGAGGTGTCCGTCGCGGAGTTGGTCGGCGTCTACGCCGTCGGCCCCGACGACGAGGGGTCGCCGCACGCCCACACCCACGTCCCCATCGTCTACCGCTGTGAGCGAATCGGTGGCGAACTCGACGGCTCGCACGAGAGCACTGAGGTCCGCTTCCGCCACGTCGACGACGTGTCGGCGTGGCACACGAAGAACGAGCAGTTCGCCCGCGACGCGCACGAACGGTGGGTCCGCCGGGACGAGTGA
- a CDS encoding MOSC domain-containing protein, whose protein sequence is MPADSTPGDEGSEPGDPMDGPTAVVRRLTTFPVKSLDGCDRESVELVENGGLDGDREFALFDSNGDYVNGKRERAVHRIRADFDPATRRLRLVVPDREAAFDVDDDRAAMTAFLSEFFGYEVSLDQNRAGGFPDDTEASGPTVVSTATLRETASWFDGITVDGMRRRLRANVELGARGDGELPPFWEDRLFDRRGRVVEFSVGSVRFAGVNPCQRCVVPSRDPDTGDEYDGFRETFVRRRAETKPDWAKSDWFDHDFRLMVNTRVPESSWGETLAVGDEVRVGASRPAAE, encoded by the coding sequence ATGCCCGCAGACTCGACGCCCGGTGACGAGGGGTCCGAACCCGGCGACCCGATGGACGGTCCCACAGCCGTCGTCCGACGCCTCACGACGTTTCCGGTGAAATCGCTGGACGGCTGTGACCGCGAGTCGGTCGAACTCGTCGAGAACGGCGGGCTGGACGGCGACCGGGAGTTCGCCCTGTTCGACTCGAACGGCGACTACGTGAACGGGAAGCGCGAGCGTGCGGTCCACCGAATCCGCGCCGACTTCGACCCGGCGACGCGACGCCTCCGCCTCGTCGTCCCGGACCGCGAGGCGGCGTTCGACGTGGACGACGACCGGGCGGCGATGACGGCGTTTCTCTCCGAGTTCTTCGGCTACGAGGTGTCCCTCGACCAGAACCGCGCGGGCGGGTTCCCCGACGACACCGAGGCGTCGGGGCCGACCGTCGTGAGTACGGCGACGCTCCGCGAGACGGCGTCGTGGTTCGACGGCATCACGGTCGACGGGATGCGCCGTCGCCTCCGCGCGAACGTCGAACTCGGCGCCCGCGGCGACGGCGAACTCCCGCCGTTCTGGGAGGACCGCCTGTTCGACCGCAGGGGGCGCGTCGTCGAGTTCTCTGTCGGGAGCGTGCGGTTCGCCGGCGTCAACCCGTGCCAACGCTGCGTCGTTCCCTCGCGAGACCCGGATACCGGCGACGAGTACGACGGCTTCCGGGAGACGTTCGTCCGCCGGCGCGCGGAGACGAAACCCGACTGGGCCAAGAGCGACTGGTTCGACCACGACTTCCGCCTCATGGTGAACACGCGCGTCCCCGAGTCCTCGTGGGGCGAGACGCTCGCCGTCGGCGACGAGGTGCGCGTCGGCGCGTCGCGGCCGGCCGCCGAGTGA
- a CDS encoding response regulator — protein sequence MTDAPQTVLTVDDEPSLTELYAAWLADAYEVRQANDAAAALDAVASDFDPDVVLLDRQMPETTGDELLDTLRTEGVDCPVVMVTAVDPEFDVVSMPFDDYLVKPVGRDEVTRTVEASLTRETYDEQVRDYFALARKRAVLEASTAVTEVHDHPAYRELRRELDRVSRTADRTRDDLLRRERPFEHD from the coding sequence ATGACCGACGCGCCCCAGACCGTCTTGACCGTCGACGACGAACCGTCGCTGACCGAACTGTACGCCGCGTGGTTAGCCGACGCGTACGAGGTGCGGCAGGCGAACGACGCCGCGGCGGCACTCGACGCCGTCGCGTCGGACTTCGACCCCGACGTCGTCCTCCTCGACCGACAGATGCCGGAGACTACCGGCGACGAACTGCTCGATACTCTCCGCACCGAGGGCGTCGACTGCCCGGTGGTGATGGTGACGGCGGTGGACCCCGAGTTCGACGTCGTCTCGATGCCGTTCGACGACTACCTCGTGAAACCGGTCGGCCGCGACGAGGTGACGCGGACCGTCGAGGCGTCGCTGACGCGCGAGACGTACGACGAACAGGTGCGCGACTACTTCGCGCTCGCTCGAAAGCGGGCCGTACTGGAGGCGTCGACGGCCGTCACGGAGGTACACGACCACCCCGCGTATCGGGAGTTACGGCGCGAACTCGACCGGGTCTCGCGGACCGCCGACCGGACCCGCGACGACCTGCTACGCCGGGAGCGACCGTTCGAGCATGACTGA
- the folP gene encoding dihydropteroate synthase: MRTVDAAGLEIGDDHPPRIMGVLNVSKESPYDPSVFDDPGEAAEYVETELVDEGADIVDVGLESANKKFEVLSADQELDRLDTAVEVLESVAGDAVFSIETRYHEVADEALSRGFDMVNDICGFADPEMPTVCADHDAAVAKMASPPDLERPGAVEEVDDIYDALELNGFTDKTIVDPAFGGWSETKTLAHDRETFRRLREFRGYGYPILVSINRKNFLREVAGRDTAAALPVSLAATSMAVERGAHVVRTHDVAETRDAALVGKEFARRRTRATGDVSVEELDVTTPREAERHLDRLGVETPESVASEAVVRVFELAGLSDDDVRTLAAAAGDAGATVARGATEGDADGHRVLLVGTPRALTETASFATGASSSLDSALEAVEDGVL, from the coding sequence ATGCGAACCGTCGACGCTGCCGGACTCGAAATCGGCGACGACCACCCGCCGCGAATCATGGGCGTGCTGAACGTCTCGAAGGAGTCGCCGTACGACCCGAGCGTGTTCGACGACCCGGGTGAGGCCGCCGAGTACGTCGAGACGGAACTCGTCGACGAGGGGGCCGACATCGTGGACGTGGGGCTGGAGTCCGCGAACAAGAAGTTCGAGGTGCTCTCGGCGGACCAGGAACTGGACCGTCTCGACACCGCCGTCGAGGTGCTGGAGAGCGTCGCCGGCGACGCCGTCTTCTCCATCGAGACGCGCTACCACGAAGTCGCCGACGAGGCGCTCTCCCGCGGGTTCGACATGGTCAACGACATCTGCGGGTTCGCCGACCCAGAGATGCCGACGGTCTGTGCGGACCACGACGCCGCCGTCGCGAAGATGGCGTCGCCCCCGGACCTCGAACGGCCGGGCGCCGTCGAGGAAGTGGACGACATCTACGACGCCCTCGAACTGAACGGCTTCACCGACAAGACCATCGTCGACCCGGCGTTCGGCGGGTGGTCGGAGACGAAGACCCTCGCCCACGACCGGGAGACGTTCCGTCGCCTCCGGGAGTTCCGCGGGTACGGTTACCCCATCCTCGTCTCCATCAACCGGAAGAACTTCCTGCGGGAGGTGGCCGGCCGGGATACGGCGGCGGCCCTCCCCGTCTCCCTCGCCGCCACGTCGATGGCCGTCGAACGCGGCGCGCACGTCGTCCGGACGCACGACGTGGCCGAGACGCGCGACGCCGCCCTCGTCGGCAAGGAGTTCGCCCGCCGACGGACGCGGGCGACGGGCGACGTGAGCGTCGAGGAACTCGACGTGACGACGCCCCGCGAGGCGGAACGGCACCTCGACAGACTCGGCGTCGAGACGCCCGAGTCGGTCGCCTCGGAGGCCGTCGTGCGCGTCTTCGAACTCGCGGGACTCTCCGACGACGACGTGCGGACGCTGGCCGCCGCGGCGGGCGACGCGGGTGCGACGGTGGCCCGCGGTGCGACCGAGGGCGACGCCGACGGACACCGGGTCCTCCTCGTCGGGACGCCGCGCGCCCTGACGGAGACGGCGTCGTTCGCGACGGGTGCGTCGAGTTCGCTCGACTCGGCCCTCGAAGCGGTCGAAGACGGCGTCCTGTGA
- a CDS encoding dihydrofolate reductase, translated as MPESPSETEYALVAAVADNGVIGRDGGMPWHFPEDMAHFKRTTTGHPVILGRKTYESVVDALGEPFPGRTSVVLSSRELDLPDGAVLAHSVAEAVERAEAAAAERGVETVYVVGGARVYEQFLPRATRMVLTEIHESYEGDTRFPDWDASAWAETDRETGERFDFATYVRRDE; from the coding sequence ATGCCGGAGTCACCGAGCGAAACCGAGTACGCCCTCGTCGCCGCCGTCGCAGACAACGGCGTCATCGGCCGCGACGGCGGGATGCCGTGGCACTTCCCCGAGGACATGGCGCACTTCAAGCGGACGACGACGGGCCACCCCGTGATTCTGGGTCGGAAGACGTACGAGAGCGTCGTCGACGCCCTCGGCGAACCGTTCCCCGGCCGGACCAGCGTCGTCCTCTCCTCGCGCGAGTTGGACCTCCCCGACGGCGCGGTGCTGGCGCACTCGGTCGCCGAGGCGGTCGAACGGGCCGAAGCGGCGGCCGCAGAGCGAGGCGTCGAGACGGTGTACGTCGTCGGCGGCGCGCGCGTGTACGAGCAGTTCCTCCCGCGAGCGACGCGGATGGTGCTGACCGAGATTCACGAGTCGTACGAGGGCGACACTCGGTTCCCCGACTGGGACGCCTCGGCGTGGGCGGAGACGGACCGCGAGACGGGCGAGCGGTTCGACTTCGCGACGTACGTCCGGCGGGACGAGTAG
- a CDS encoding DJ-1/PfpI family protein has translation MHVEILLYDGFDELDAVGPYEVFETAGAFGADCGARLVTLEPSESVTASHGLRVGVDGTFYAGGAVDGGDSPPVLLVPGGGWSDPSRPGAGMEAERGAVPDAVAEHAERGGVVAGVCTGGMLLAHAGVLDGRPAVTHASALDDLRAMDAAVQDARFVDDGDVLTAGGVTSGLDLALHLVERECGRDVAERVAEEIEYDRETGPVEN, from the coding sequence ATGCACGTCGAGATTCTCCTGTACGACGGCTTCGACGAACTCGACGCCGTCGGCCCGTACGAGGTGTTCGAGACGGCGGGTGCCTTCGGTGCCGACTGCGGCGCGCGACTCGTCACGCTCGAACCGAGCGAGTCGGTCACCGCGAGTCACGGCCTGCGCGTGGGCGTCGACGGGACGTTCTACGCCGGCGGCGCAGTCGACGGCGGCGACTCCCCGCCCGTCCTCCTCGTGCCCGGCGGCGGGTGGAGCGACCCCTCGCGACCGGGTGCGGGGATGGAGGCCGAACGCGGTGCCGTCCCGGACGCCGTCGCCGAACACGCCGAACGGGGCGGCGTCGTCGCCGGCGTCTGCACCGGCGGGATGCTCCTCGCACACGCCGGCGTCCTCGACGGCCGCCCGGCCGTCACGCACGCGAGCGCACTCGACGACCTGCGGGCGATGGACGCGGCCGTGCAGGACGCGCGGTTCGTCGACGACGGCGACGTCCTCACGGCGGGCGGCGTCACCTCCGGCTTGGACCTCGCCCTCCACCTGGTCGAACGCGAGTGCGGACGCGACGTCGCCGAACGCGTGGCGGAGGAAATCGAGTACGACCGCGAGACCGGACCGGTCGAAAACTGA
- the sod gene encoding superoxide dismutase, producing MSYELDPLPYDYDALEPHISEQVLTWHHDTHHQGYVNGWNSAEETLESNREQGDFSSSAGAIRNVTHNGCGHILHDLFWQNMSPEGGSEPSGDLADRIAEDFGSYEAWKGEFEAAAGNASGWALLVYDSFSNQLRNVVVDKHDQGALWGWHPILALDVWEHSYYYDYGPARGDFVDAFFEVVDWDEPSSRYEQAVELFE from the coding sequence ATGAGCTACGAACTCGACCCCCTGCCGTACGATTACGACGCACTCGAACCGCACATCTCCGAACAGGTGCTCACGTGGCATCACGACACCCATCATCAGGGCTACGTGAACGGCTGGAACAGTGCGGAGGAGACGCTGGAGTCGAACCGCGAGCAGGGCGACTTCTCGTCGTCGGCCGGCGCGATTCGCAACGTCACGCACAACGGCTGCGGACACATCCTCCACGACCTCTTCTGGCAGAACATGTCGCCCGAAGGCGGTTCCGAACCCTCGGGTGACCTCGCCGACCGTATCGCCGAGGACTTCGGCTCCTACGAGGCGTGGAAGGGCGAGTTCGAGGCCGCCGCGGGCAACGCGAGCGGCTGGGCGCTCCTCGTCTACGACTCGTTCTCGAACCAGCTCCGCAACGTCGTGGTGGACAAGCACGACCAGGGCGCGCTCTGGGGCTGGCATCCGATTCTGGCGCTGGACGTCTGGGAGCACTCGTACTACTACGACTACGGCCCGGCCCGCGGCGACTTCGTCGACGCCTTCTTCGAGGTCGTCGACTGGGACGAACCCAGCAGCCGCTACGAGCAGGCCGTCGAACTGTTCGAGTAA
- the thyA gene encoding thymidylate synthase: MRQYLDLVTDVLSDGQHKPNRTGVDTISAFSRHYEVDLREGFPLLTTKDLSGFRWNSLIHEFVWYLSGEEHIRTLREETGIWDAWADDEGRLDTAYGRFWRRFPIPDEGLPGEAWPEEGHRWLNEDERTFDQIQYVLDTLRENPTSRRIVVNAWHPANAAVSTLPPCHYSFVFNVQGDELNLHLTQRSGDIALGVPFNVAAYALLATAVAQRTGFEVGKFAHTVVDAHVYCGEGDRGAWYADNLADLQARLADVESRADYLDVRDWLVETAPPEPDGKEDYDHVPGLLRQCAREPGDRPTIEVADVPLDELTYDDVELHDYDPDEGIRFAVAE; the protein is encoded by the coding sequence ATGCGCCAGTATCTCGACCTAGTCACCGACGTGCTGTCGGACGGGCAGCACAAGCCGAACCGCACGGGCGTAGACACGATTTCGGCGTTCAGCCGCCACTACGAGGTGGACCTGCGGGAGGGCTTTCCACTGCTCACGACCAAGGACCTGTCGGGCTTCCGCTGGAACTCGCTGATTCACGAGTTCGTCTGGTATCTCTCCGGCGAGGAGCACATCCGAACGCTGCGCGAGGAGACGGGCATCTGGGACGCGTGGGCCGACGACGAGGGGCGACTCGACACCGCCTACGGTCGGTTCTGGCGGCGCTTTCCCATCCCCGACGAGGGGTTGCCGGGCGAGGCGTGGCCCGAGGAGGGCCACCGCTGGCTGAACGAGGACGAACGGACGTTCGACCAGATTCAGTACGTGCTCGACACCCTCCGCGAGAACCCCACCTCCCGGCGCATCGTCGTCAACGCGTGGCACCCGGCGAACGCCGCCGTCTCCACGCTCCCGCCGTGTCACTACTCGTTCGTGTTCAACGTGCAGGGCGACGAGTTGAACCTGCATCTCACCCAGCGTTCGGGCGACATCGCCCTCGGCGTCCCGTTCAACGTCGCCGCCTACGCCCTCCTCGCCACCGCCGTCGCCCAGCGGACGGGCTTCGAGGTCGGCAAGTTCGCCCACACCGTCGTCGACGCGCACGTCTACTGCGGCGAGGGTGACCGCGGCGCGTGGTACGCCGACAACCTCGCGGACCTGCAGGCGCGCCTCGCCGACGTCGAGTCGCGCGCGGACTACCTCGACGTGCGCGACTGGTTGGTCGAGACCGCACCGCCCGAACCCGACGGCAAGGAGGACTACGACCACGTTCCGGGCCTCCTGCGGCAGTGCGCCCGCGAACCGGGCGACCGGCCGACCATCGAGGTGGCAGACGTTCCCCTCGACGAACTCACGTACGACGACGTCGAACTGCACGACTACGACCCGGACGAGGGGATTCGATTCGCGGTGGCCGAGTGA
- the psmA gene encoding archaeal proteasome endopeptidase complex subunit alpha — translation MNRNDQQAYDRGTSLFSPDGRIYQVEYAREAVKRGAPSVGIRTDDGVVLAAQRRTSSSLMETESIEKIHKLDSYLGAATSGHVADARQLVDDARQEAQVNHLRYGESIGVETLTKSLSDMIQESTQRGGTRPFGASLLIGGMDGEGEETRARLFQTDPSGAPQEWKAVAIGANRSDVQEYLEEEWSEELSLSDGVGLAVRALTVPDEELEAENLSVVTVSAEGYRDVDNEEIDAVLSDHVPGADDDEDEDAE, via the coding sequence ATGAACCGAAACGACCAGCAGGCGTACGACCGGGGTACGTCGCTGTTCTCTCCCGACGGCCGCATCTATCAGGTCGAGTACGCCCGCGAAGCAGTCAAGCGAGGCGCGCCGAGCGTCGGCATCCGAACCGACGACGGCGTCGTCCTCGCGGCCCAACGCCGCACGAGTTCGTCGCTCATGGAGACCGAGAGCATCGAGAAGATTCACAAGCTCGATAGCTACCTCGGCGCCGCCACGTCGGGCCACGTCGCGGACGCCCGGCAACTCGTCGACGACGCCCGACAGGAGGCGCAGGTGAACCACCTCCGCTACGGCGAGTCCATCGGCGTCGAGACGCTGACGAAGTCGCTCTCGGACATGATTCAGGAGAGCACCCAGCGCGGCGGAACGCGGCCGTTCGGCGCGTCCCTCCTCATCGGCGGCATGGACGGCGAGGGCGAGGAGACCCGCGCGCGACTGTTCCAGACCGACCCCTCCGGCGCGCCGCAGGAGTGGAAGGCCGTCGCCATCGGCGCGAACCGCAGCGACGTCCAGGAGTACCTCGAAGAGGAGTGGAGCGAGGAACTGTCGCTGTCCGACGGCGTCGGACTCGCCGTCCGCGCGCTCACCGTCCCCGACGAGGAACTCGAAGCGGAGAACCTCAGCGTCGTCACCGTCTCCGCCGAGGGCTACCGCGACGTCGACAACGAGGAGATAGACGCCGTCCTCTCCGACCACGTCCCCGGCGCGGACGACGACGAAGACGAAGACGCCGAGTAG